The genomic segment AAGTGTATATTGATCTAAAAAAAGTTGATCTAAAAAATGTTGATCTCTAAGCATAATTTACATAATTGATGTTTAATTTAATCAAACCACAatggtttttataaaaatgtatagcttttttttaagtgaaaatataccagtttgacacaaatttgacaattaattgctagattaacactcCATCATATCcaataactagaatgacacaaattttaggtaaaaagactaaaatccaaaaaaaaaaattaaaaattgctttttttgtagaaaaacgaaaaacaaaaaacaataatagtatttgatattttgatttaaaaatatgattaatgaaaaataaaaaatgttttaaaatatgatgtttatatttttaatataatttgtaaaaataaaatatgatttaaaatataatttataaaaataatattcaaaaatttatttataaaaatattatgtataaagatatgattttaaaaatatgaagtttaagatgatatagtttaaataagttttataaaaaatataatgtataaaattataactaaaaataatgtatacaaaaatattaaaagaagattatgaaaatataatataaaatatataaaaataggattttaaaatatgatgtcaattttttaatatgatttaggaaaataaaaatgtataaaatatgctttaaatatatgagtttaaaaatatcattcataatatgatttataaaaaatataattaataaaaagatgactgaaaaaaatataacttaaaaaaaatatgttgtcactatatttacattttacatctaataaatatgttatcaaacaccaaatttttagaagcaaacaaaaaaactgtcataacttaaataaatctgtcataacatATGGTATTCACATAggtcattttagcaattttttaaaaatgttataaatctgttatcaaacgacatattttggtttaatttaaaaatctatcgtaacttaaaacaaatttgttatcactagaggtcaacctagtaattatttaTCTGTGACAAAATCTGTCATGTTACGACAGatttttaatcaagaaaataaatctgaaataactgtcgaaaataaatctgccagacattatatcaaatctgtcatatattgtgaaagtttgtggtgtttttataaataagtctgtcgtaaaaaataaatctgtcatcaaTTATAAACCTGTCATaactgtaattaaaaaatatgtcgtccaaaataagtctgtcataaaaaatctgtcatacaaaaataaaccgGTTGTTCAAAAACCAATCTGTCATACACAAATTaatctgtcacaactagtccggtagatttttgaaaatattttgatttttttttaaaaattctggGAGgataaatttgactttattttttttcctaacaaaataaaaaaaggtattttaggcaaaaaaataacttatctAACCCTTACATTTTATGAATTACTTTAGTGATTAACCTCCTAATttgggtcaatctagtttttctccttttttttaatcaacaaatATGTTTTTGGATCTCATCTTTTTGCATTCTAATATCAAATTCTGAATTCAAAGTTTCACCACTAAACCATGGCTAGTCTCTACCAATCGGAACATTAATATAATATGACTATACACTAAATTAGAGAGAAAATTCATAATAAACACTTAATATCTTTACAAGATAACAATATAAActtattatctttaaaaatttaatttttgtggcTGCATCTAAAATGTATGTCTTAAGAGTTTCCATCATCCATGAAATGATATTTATGAAATAGTCAAATGTcacacaaaactaaaaaaaaaatattataactattcaGGTAGGTAATCTATGCTCTGAAAGTTTTTCTCCAAATCCTTAATTTAACGCTTATCacatatctaattaatattataaataaaaattaaagagcaACCGTCATTactaaacatacaaaatatgtaCACAAGTTTTATCATGATCAtccatataagaaaaattaattacttacgacagaataaatattttacaaagtcttgtaaatataatataaaattgatgtttaatgtttttttttgatacgAGTGTGTAATATCAATATGGGACGTAAAAATCGTCATGAACATCATTAGTCTAATAAGACGTataataaacataataatataagttAGTTTGTAACTATATGCAATAGATTTGTAACGGAAACAAACtcttttgagaaaattttaaatgttttatcgttcacaaaaagaaaaatttctttctttcattgaAATTCTTgcataaatacaaataaaatctaatattttttcaatCTAGGGCCTTGGgtaataaaaatagtaatagttcatatataaatttcaacTTATTTAACGaatatctttatttaattttttcttattatcgTTAAATTTTATCAAAGGTTAATCATCTTTGGTTTAGCTAATTCTTTATTGTCAtaagtaatatttttcaaaagtgattttttattttatgattttagtCTATTTTAATGATTGGGAATGTAATTCTCTATGCATCCTAATTATATTGTAGACTCCAAATCCTCTCAGGCTTTGTTCTAAAGTGGTATCAGAGGTCGAACAAAACAATACCAAAACTACAAAAATTAGCCTTTTCAATTATCTTCatgaaaaaatatcattattattagcCACAAACAATTAAGAATACTCcctgaaaaaattaaaagaaaaaaggatttgTAAAAAGAATGTTCAAAGTGGCCAATCGCTTGTAAACGTATTTGGAAGAGGAGTCAAATACACCGATAAAATTACACCAATGTAAACCTTTAATCTAAATTATCTAATAGTGTAGAATGtctgatggaaaaaaaaaatatatatatataaaaaacggTGTCGTATAACTATCCGCTAACAATACACGTGGCACATCTAGAGTCAAACCCCAACCGCACAGACAAAACTCAAATTCCAATCCTATCTATCTCCATCACCAAAAACCAGTCTTCTTTGCTTCGATTTCCGAGTAAAAATTCGGACAAaagtctcaatatttttttctgggtttcttGTTTTTCAACAGATTTAGCTTAAGAAATGATTCACTAAACTCCTCTGCTTCCGTGGATTCAGACTAAAAAGATCATGAAGGTCACAAGCTTGAGCAAGAATGCTAACTCCGCAGCAGCTATAGCTGTATCTTCAATAAGAAAACTCCCATTCCTCTCTGTGTCTGAATCTTTGCCTTGTCCGAAGAGTTCGACTAAACCCACGTTTCTTCCTTGTAAGTTACTCCTCCTCCTATGAATTTTTAAAAGCCCACGACTTTGCTAGCCAAGTTTCGATATTTTTGATTTCATGGATTCACCAGAGAAACTTATGTTTCTTAGTACTCACATGTAAAAAATTAGCTTAAGATTCCTTATTACTTGTACTAACTAGTTTTGTAGTGAGATGTAGACGGAGACCAAAGTTGGATTTACTCTGGGGGAAATTTAGAGTTGGTGCATCAAACGCTGGAGTTGGATCCGGGAGCTATAGTGGTGGTGAGGAGGATGGATCTCAAAGTAGTTCTCTTGATCAATCTCCTGCCAGTTCATCAGAAAGGTAACTAGCTCATATATTTTTTCAGTTAATGAAGTCTAGCAGTATAGTTGAAATTGTGTTCAAGTGTGAAAAGTATCGAGATGGATCCGTATTGGTGTGGTCTTGGATATATAAGTTTGTCAACATTTGTTGGTATTTTATAGTTTATCATCTCTTTAACTCTTGTTTGCTGCATCAGCAAGAAACGTTGACATAAAAGAGTAGGAACTTAATATAGATCAGGTGATTATATGTGTCTGTAAGAAAGCAACCTCAGTCTTGGTAAAAGAATTGCCTCTAGTCTCTGTGAATATTGCAATACTAAGTTTATTTGTGTAATAAGGGTAGTTGAAGCTTATGTGATTCTACTTCTCTATTGGAATGCATATGTGATCCTTGTATCTTCATTGAATCGTGCAGCTTAAAACCTCAGGGGCCATTCCCTTATTCTTTGTCAATAGCACTTGTACTACTAAGTTGCGGTTTGGTATTTTCTCTTATCACTTTTGTGAAAGGAGGACCATCCTCAGTTCTTGCAGCAGTAGCAAAGTCAGGCTTCACAGCAGCCTTCTCACTGATATTTGTTTCCGAGATTGGAGACAAGGTATCTATCTCTCTGTGTCTGCTTTTTTGAGTCACTTCGCCTTGagattacttttatttaaagtgAATGTTTGTAGTTGTACTGTTTATTTCTTCTACGGATGCTCATAAGTATCGTACCCTCACTTAACTTAGCCTGTGATCTCACATATGTCGTTTTTTGGTTGGCCAGACATTTTTTATTGCGGCGTTGTTGGCCATGCAGTATGAGAAAACACTGGTACGTTTTCTGCTAATATATcaatctctcactctctttgatttttttgttctaatctATTCGGTGTGAATGCTGATGTTATTGACCTTAAATTTCTTGACAAGGTCCTTTTAGGTTCAATGGGAGCTTTATCTTTGATGACTATCTTATCGGTTGTTATTGGGAAGATATTTAAATCCGTGCCTGCTCAGTTTCAGACAAGTAGGTTACCTTAAGCTTCTGTATCTTGAAGCTGTCACTTCGCTCATACAAACAAACCATTTGTGTGATAAATAGATGATGAGATGCTTCTCTCTCCTTGAACAGCACTACCGATAGGAGAATATGCTGCAATTGCGCTTCTCATGTTCTTTGGATTGAAATCTATTAAGGACGCATGGGATCTTCCACCTGCGGAAGTCAAGAATGGTGAGGAAACCGGTATCGAACTTGGTGAATATTCTGAAGCTGAGGAACTCGTTAAAGAAAAGGCGTCCAAGAAGCTCACAAACCCACTTGAGATCCTGTGGAAATCATTCAGCCTCGTGTTCTTTGCAGTAAGAAAGAAGAACTCGTTTGCATTTTGTCAAGAAGCTTTGATTGAACCATCTACATTATGATAATTGGTGCTTGTTTGAACTAATCAGGAATGGGGAGATCGGTCAATGCTTGCAACTGTTGCGCTTGGTGCTGCACAGGTTTGATTTGTACCATCCCACAAACACCAAATGGGTTAGTTCACTAATCCCTAAACCTaacttctctgttttatttatgTGTAACAGTCTCCATGGGGAGTTGCAAGCGGAGCTATTGCTGGACACTTAGTGGCAACATTGCTTGCAATCATAGGCGGCGCGTTCCTTGCCAACTATATCTCTGAGAAACTGGTACGAGCAAATTCTTACACAAGTCCATTCACAGAAACAGAATTGCTCACAAACTGATGAAATATTGGTGGCTTCTTTTGTTGCAGGTGGGCTATGTGGGTGGAGCTCTCTTCTTAGTCTTTGCTGCTGCCACATTCTTTGGAGTGTTCTGAGCTACGTTTGTTCCGACAATATTCATATTCTTACTTCTTTTGTCGGAATCGAAGCTGGAGAGTAATAAACGAAACCAGACCCTTGTAACAATAGTTGTTTGGAATAATAACAAGAAGGAAACATTTCAAACACATTCATTCATTCACaagttttaaaaacaattcTCAGTATTTTAGATGGACGATGATCCTCAACAGCATCTCTGCTCCATCAACAAAGTGTTGCCCTGCAGGAATCAACGGCCTAACCTCTGCGAACCCGCAAGCGTTTTTAAACCTACCGGTTCCTCCAGTCACAGACAGATGTGACATGGTGCTTCCAATCCTATAAATTCCATAGAAATTGAGATTATCATTGTACTCTCCACCTTCAAGCATAACTGTGAAAGCCATCATCTGTGTGCTTCCATCGGCTGAGCTGGCAACATAAACCCCTTGAGCCTTACCAAGTGGCTGTGACCCCAAGTCAGGACCGGATGTGATTATGTCGTCAATCACCGTGATCGTTCCGAATCCAAGACTAAGACCATCAGGACCCAACTGTGTCTGAATCCCATTTAGATTCTGACCAGAAAACGCTGTTCCAGACAAACCGGTACCTAAAGGTATGCCGTTTATACCGTTAACCGTTGGCAAAGCGCCGTTTGCATTTGGTATGGCTACACTGTTTTCGGGTGGAACGAAACCGATAGGCTTAGCGAATGGTACTTGGCCGTTGTAGATATTTCCAAGCAAACCAGTAATGGGTCTTGCTGTAGGACTGCTTCCGCCAAGTATGTCGTGCATGTACAACTCGAAAATCGGGTCTTCTGGTGCAGGATTGAGTGCAGTTGTTGCAGTAAAAAGAGCAACTatgagaaagattgattttgaaAGTGAGACTGGTGATTGTTTCGTCATTTTGGAGGATGTTTGTTTTCAATgattcttggttttgtttttcaggaAATATTTGAATGGTTTTGAGATTTGATCAATTGGTCTATAAATACGGAGGAAAGTGATTAGTGAAGTTGTTGCATTTTTTAGGATTGTGAAGTTGTTAAATGGGGAGGTTATTATAGCCGTGTGttgactttgtgttttttttttttttgggggactTCGGATTTGGGTGGTTTAGGTTGTGAGTTGTGTGACATATACCAAGAAAAGTCAACTCTCTTGTTTCGTAGAGTACATTACTAATTAAAACCAAGAATGTAGCatcgccaaaaaaaaacacaaaaaaaaaaaaacaagaaggtaAAATTGATGAAAGTATAAAATGAtacatttgtatattttaataattcaaaatggtgttatttttatttggtcaaattcaaaattgtgttcttaaatttttttttatatactcaaatgtatttggaaatttaaatatttaaaccacTACAATATCAAACtgaattatattttaacttttttcaaTTATCACCACTTGGAAAGTGTCATAGAATCATGAGAAAAAATGTGATTTCGCTCATGTTCCATGTATCATTGTTACGGTGACAAGCGTACGCAGCAGCGAAGAGATTTTTAGTCCTACATATTGAAGGACAATAACTTTATAAATGACTAATGATCACAAAGAAGATCGATCAAGAAGCATTTTCAACAgtaaatgcaaataaaagaaCATGTTGAAAAGATGAGTTACAACATTTAATACATATAAATGCATATCACATACAGTATTAATCttcaattacaatttttttttttcttacttttgatTCTAGACCGGTCCAAATCACTAAGTTCTTCTTCGTTCTACTTCACGGTCTCCTGCTGATTCACTAATCACTAGTATCAATAGGACCTATGTGGTGTACCACACGCGTTAAATCATAGtatatattgaagaaaaaattgtCTTATGGGTTAAATCTTACTATCttagtatatataatgaaaaacaaagacATCTTTTTATCTAAAATCTATATTCAatgtataaatattaaatgtttgaTACAAATAATCAATGTTATTGCTGTAAAAAGTGTATAACATCGCATACTATACAATAACTAATAGCCTAACCACAGTTTCcattttaacaacaaaattgtACATAAATGTAAAGATCGGTTTCTACATTATAACcatctttttcatatataaaacttagcaatacaaaaaaaaatctcgttATGTAACACGAATATCATCTTGTACGACTTGTAAATTGTAATATCAAACTTTATTTACCAAAGACAAATAGACTTACAACATATAATCATTATACAACAACAACTTTTCactaaccaataatcaaataaaatatggtAACACAGGAATACTCTGTTCATTCCTAAAGAAATTACCACTATCAACTCGAGTCTTAATCTTCACCAGCCTCTCAAAATTACCACCGAAATAGCTCTCACCGTAACGTTTACCTTCAAAATAGCTACTTATTTTTTCATAGTGTGAATTAATCCCCAAATCAAGATCACGGTAATTAGGAAATGTCTGTCTCGGATTCTTGGATACAAACGGTGTCATGAATTGGTACAACTCCCTCGTCAAATCCATGTACCGGGTGGTTAGTGTACCTTCACTCCAATCCGAACCGTACTGAATTTTCCAGAGGTTCCCGGCTCTATGTGGAAACGGAGTCGCCGTCGAAGGAATCTTTTCCATCACGCCACCGTATGGAGTGAAAGTCATAGTTGGGATTTCGAGCTCCATCATTTTCTTCCAAATTGATTCTAAACCGGTTCTTGAAATCGGTTCACGGACGTAATCTGATTTCCTCTTGAGGTAGGTCACAGTTTGGTTCCTTTGGAGTAGAAGTTTCTCAGAAGAACCCACTTGGATATCTGCCCAGAATAGCACAGATTGGATCCAGCTCGTTTCTGTACAGTCAGATCGGATTAGACCCAATTCTGGGAATCTCCGGTTTAATATCGACAGAAGCGTTGTTGTGTCTCCAAGAAACATAGCTTTGAATGTTGCCCTGACGGTCTTTTGTGTGGAAACAGTGCCGTTTACGAATACGACTTCGATAATTGTTCTTAGAAAAAGCTCGTCCGGTAGCTCCGGTGCGACATGCTGCCACCGGTGAACGATCTCGGTTGCGTTTTGCTCTAACGTCCGGGAGATACTAAAAACCGTGACATTTTCAGGGACTTCGACTAGGCTTATTTTGTACGCTAAAACTACGCCGTAGCTACCTCCTCCTCCGTTTATTGCCCAGAAGTGATCTTCTCCCATTAATTttctattcaatttttttcctgaaattttcaaatatacagCGGAATG from the Camelina sativa cultivar DH55 chromosome 12, Cs, whole genome shotgun sequence genome contains:
- the LOC104732354 gene encoding GDT1-like protein 2, chloroplastic produces the protein MKVTSLSKNANSAAAIAVSSIRKLPFLSVSESLPCPKSSTKPTFLPLRCRRRPKLDLLWGKFRVGASNAGVGSGSYSGGEEDGSQSSSLDQSPASSSESLKPQGPFPYSLSIALVLLSCGLVFSLITFVKGGPSSVLAAVAKSGFTAAFSLIFVSEIGDKTFFIAALLAMQYEKTLVLLGSMGALSLMTILSVVIGKIFKSVPAQFQTTLPIGEYAAIALLMFFGLKSIKDAWDLPPAEVKNGEETGIELGEYSEAEELVKEKASKKLTNPLEILWKSFSLVFFAEWGDRSMLATVALGAAQSPWGVASGAIAGHLVATLLAIIGGAFLANYISEKLVGYVGGALFLVFAAATFFGVF
- the LOC104732353 gene encoding dirigent protein 18-like, with product MTKQSPVSLSKSIFLIVALFTATTALNPAPEDPIFELYMHDILGGSSPTARPITGLLGNIYNGQVPFAKPIGFVPPENSVAIPNANGALPTVNGINGIPLGTGLSGTAFSGQNLNGIQTQLGPDGLSLGFGTITVIDDIITSGPDLGSQPLGKAQGVYVASSADGSTQMMAFTVMLEGGEYNDNLNFYGIYRIGSTMSHLSVTGGTGRFKNACGFAEVRPLIPAGQHFVDGAEMLLRIIVHLKY
- the LOC104732355 gene encoding reticuline oxidase-like protein — protein: MKYPSILLILFSFFVVFTRESNSSETFTQCITSNSDPKHPISPAVFFVGKPSYSSVLEANIRNLRFNTSDTPKPFLIIAATHESHVQAAVTCGQRHNLQMKIRSGGHDYDGLSYVTYSGEPFFVLDMFNLRSVEVDVASKTAWVQTGAVLGEVYYHIWEKSSTLAYPAGICPTVGVGGHVSGGGYSNMMRKHGLTVDNTIDARMVDVNGKKLNRKLMGEDHFWAINGGGGSYGVVLAYKISLVEVPENVTVFSISRTLEQNATEIVHRWQHVAPELPDELFLRTIIEVVFVNGTVSTQKTVRATFKAMFLGDTTTLLSILNRRFPELGLIRSDCTETSWIQSVLFWADIQVGSSEKLLLQRNQTVTYLKRKSDYVREPISRTGLESIWKKMMELEIPTMTFTPYGGVMEKIPSTATPFPHRAGNLWKIQYGSDWSEGTLTTRYMDLTRELYQFMTPFVSKNPRQTFPNYRDLDLGINSHYEKISSYFEGKRYGESYFGGNFERLVKIKTRVDSGNFFRNEQSIPVLPYFI